A window of the Nitrosococcus wardiae genome harbors these coding sequences:
- a CDS encoding DUF2231 domain-containing protein, translating into MRNPLEIPPTLATPPPPATPTRMALAGHPIHPMMVTFPVAYLLGGFATDIAFWWTRDPFWARASLWLIGAGALMGILASLIGMLEFLWVKEIRTHVSSWSHFLAAVMLLAIAAANWQLRIDDPVVALLPWGMFLSVITALAVGFAAWLGGDLVFEYRVGIGIEEDEEPSERLTDNEHDNIRN; encoded by the coding sequence ATGAGAAATCCACTAGAAATCCCTCCCACACTAGCAACTCCTCCCCCACCAGCCACGCCTACAAGGATGGCGCTAGCGGGTCATCCAATACATCCGATGATGGTGACCTTTCCTGTTGCTTATCTACTTGGCGGTTTCGCCACTGATATTGCTTTCTGGTGGACCCGTGATCCCTTCTGGGCAAGGGCCTCATTGTGGCTCATTGGTGCCGGTGCATTGATGGGAATATTGGCTTCACTAATCGGTATGTTGGAATTTCTATGGGTTAAGGAGATACGCACCCATGTGAGCAGCTGGAGTCACTTCCTGGCGGCTGTTATGCTGCTGGCAATTGCAGCAGCAAATTGGCAGTTGAGAATTGACGATCCCGTCGTTGCATTGCTGCCGTGGGGGATGTTTTTATCCGTTATCACCGCCTTAGCAGTTGGCTTCGCCGCTTGGTTAGGGGGCGATTTGGTATTCGAATATAGAGTAGGAATCGGTATCGAAGAAGACGAAGAGCCATCAGAACGGCTTACTGACAACGAGCATGATAACATTCGTAATTAG
- a CDS encoding CopD family protein: protein MSLMLVLHIIFLIIWSASLLYFPQLFANQAFAKDIKNQTDIVLMQYRLYAHVMTPSALLTIAAGIWLIFERGFHGGWLPVKLVLVLFMVIFHAYCGKLMDGLIRHHVQQRVVYYQILLLIPLLLITNVIMLVVSKPF from the coding sequence ATGTCTTTGATGCTTGTTTTGCATATCATATTTTTAATTATTTGGTCGGCATCCTTGCTGTATTTTCCACAACTATTTGCCAATCAGGCATTTGCCAAGGATATCAAGAATCAGACTGATATTGTTTTGATGCAATATAGACTTTATGCGCATGTGATGACACCAAGTGCTCTGCTGACCATAGCGGCAGGTATCTGGCTCATATTTGAACGCGGCTTCCATGGTGGCTGGCTTCCAGTCAAGCTCGTATTAGTGCTATTCATGGTGATTTTCCATGCCTATTGTGGCAAATTAATGGACGGTTTAATCCGCCACCACGTACAGCAGCGGGTGGTCTATTACCAAATATTATTGTTAATACCACTGCTGCTAATTACGAATGTTATCATGCTCGTTGTCAGTAAGCCGTTCTGA